One part of the Halobellus ruber genome encodes these proteins:
- a CDS encoding 50S ribosomal protein L39e, translating into MGNKSKAKKKRLAKLERQNTRVPAWVMMKTDMEVTRNPKRRDWRRSDTDE; encoded by the coding sequence ATGGGCAACAAATCGAAGGCGAAAAAGAAGCGGCTTGCGAAGCTGGAGCGGCAGAACACGCGGGTCCCCGCGTGGGTGATGATGAAGACGGATATGGAGGTCACGCGGAACCCCAAGCGGCGCGACTGGCGCCGTAGCGACACGGACGAGTAA
- a CDS encoding energy-coupling factor transporter transmembrane component T family protein produces the protein MLSYTPGDSVAHRLDPRTKLLAQAAFAAAAFVHTTPRGLAAFTVVGGAFLVAGRLSPVDAIRGYLPALPFLAAGPLVSVVELRPWTVGIDPGAAVGPLLASYRVLLILLVSAVYLHTTPVRESRAAIQRLVPGRPGRLLGVGVALVFRFLPLLRSDLRRVREASAVRLGGERRLRERMEVVASAGIRRALGRADRLALALRARCFAWNPTLPELRFGRGDAVGLAVGVGLVAVAVAGVVA, from the coding sequence ATGCTGAGCTACACCCCTGGCGACTCCGTCGCCCACCGGCTGGATCCACGGACGAAGCTGCTCGCGCAGGCCGCCTTCGCCGCCGCGGCGTTCGTCCACACCACGCCCCGCGGGCTGGCCGCGTTCACCGTCGTCGGGGGCGCGTTCCTCGTTGCTGGCCGGCTGTCCCCTGTCGACGCGATCCGCGGGTACCTTCCCGCGCTGCCCTTTCTGGCTGCGGGGCCGCTGGTCTCCGTGGTGGAACTCCGACCCTGGACGGTCGGGATCGACCCCGGGGCGGCGGTCGGGCCGCTGCTGGCGAGCTACCGCGTCCTCCTGATCCTGCTCGTGTCGGCGGTGTACCTCCACACTACGCCGGTCCGGGAGTCGCGGGCGGCGATCCAGCGGCTGGTGCCCGGCCGCCCGGGCCGGCTCCTCGGAGTCGGCGTAGCGCTGGTGTTCCGTTTTCTGCCGCTTTTGCGTTCGGACCTCCGGCGGGTTCGGGAGGCGTCGGCGGTCCGGTTGGGCGGGGAACGGAGACTGAGAGAACGGATGGAGGTCGTTGCATCCGCCGGGATCCGGCGGGCGCTGGGACGGGCCGACCGGCTGGCGCTCGCGCTCCGGGCGCGGTGTTTCGCGTGGAACCCGACGCTGCCGGAACTCCGATTCGGGCGGGGCGACGCCGTCGGGTTGGCCGTCGGGGTCGGGCTCGTCGCGGTCGCGGTCGCGGGCGTCGTCGCGTGA
- a CDS encoding AAA family ATPase yields the protein MRVIGTVGLPGSGKGEAAAVAREAGVPVVTMGDVIREACRDRGLDPAEHHGEVARTLREEEGPAAVAERSLPTIEAALQDSEVVLVDGLRSDVELDRFRTAFGDAFLLVSVEAPFETRADRLLDRARDDSDLDRESLREREQRELGFGMDAVMDRADVVIENTDTLEAYRRRIRAILDGDIDAVADSDLVNLRGVGTDAAAAEPTDGGDAP from the coding sequence ATGAGAGTCATCGGCACCGTCGGGCTTCCCGGCAGCGGCAAGGGCGAGGCCGCCGCCGTCGCTCGCGAGGCGGGCGTCCCGGTCGTCACAATGGGCGATGTGATCCGCGAGGCCTGCCGCGATCGCGGCCTCGACCCCGCGGAACACCACGGCGAGGTCGCACGCACGCTCCGGGAGGAGGAGGGTCCCGCGGCCGTCGCGGAGCGCTCGCTGCCAACGATCGAGGCGGCACTGCAGGACAGCGAGGTCGTTCTCGTCGACGGCCTCCGGTCCGACGTCGAACTCGACCGCTTCCGGACGGCGTTCGGGGATGCGTTCCTCCTCGTGAGCGTCGAGGCGCCGTTCGAGACCCGCGCCGACCGACTGCTCGACCGCGCCCGCGACGACTCCGACCTCGACCGCGAGTCCCTCCGGGAACGGGAGCAGCGCGAACTCGGCTTCGGGATGGACGCGGTGATGGACCGCGCCGACGTCGTGATCGAGAACACCGATACCCTCGAGGCCTACCGTCGGCGGATCCGGGCGATTCTCGACGGCGACATCGACGCGGTCGCCGACAGCGACCTCGTCAACCTGCGGGGCGTCGGGACCGACGCGGCGGCCGCCGAGCCGACCGACGGGGGTGACGCGCCGTGA
- a CDS encoding nucleoside recognition protein: MQPAAFVDAVWPVLVEVAPRVARIAVLIGVGVFLANVAVGFGAVEAVAAFSKYLTRPANLPDEVGTAIVTTAASTTAGYGMLADFRESGRLDDVETLIAVTMNTFFGFVQHIFTFYAPVLIPILGFETGVLYVGARAAIAAAITVVGVVAGAVLLSGRTATGGATAGTADDVDRPESAPDGGTAGDGAAEAEADDPESPRAVLREAAGKTRPKLKRIVPRLAVVYVLVTLVVETQDLQSATAVAEPLTALFGLPGASLPVIAVFAFDTTAGAATIAPMIGETFTPRTAVATMLLGGIVSFAVSTFKRSIPFQYGIWGPRFGSKVIAVNTALKVVFIAVALVILLVPA, encoded by the coding sequence GTGCAACCGGCCGCGTTCGTCGACGCCGTCTGGCCCGTGCTCGTGGAGGTCGCGCCGCGAGTCGCCCGGATCGCGGTCCTGATCGGCGTCGGGGTGTTCCTCGCGAACGTCGCGGTCGGGTTCGGCGCGGTCGAGGCGGTTGCGGCGTTCTCGAAGTACCTCACGCGACCGGCGAACCTCCCGGACGAGGTGGGGACCGCGATCGTCACCACCGCGGCGTCGACCACGGCGGGCTACGGGATGCTCGCCGATTTCCGGGAGTCGGGCCGGCTCGACGACGTCGAGACGCTGATCGCGGTCACGATGAACACGTTCTTCGGGTTCGTCCAACACATCTTCACCTTCTACGCGCCGGTGTTGATCCCGATCCTGGGCTTCGAGACGGGCGTGCTCTACGTCGGCGCCCGCGCTGCGATCGCAGCCGCGATCACGGTCGTCGGCGTCGTTGCCGGCGCCGTGCTCCTGTCCGGGCGGACCGCCACCGGCGGGGCGACGGCGGGGACCGCCGACGACGTGGACCGGCCCGAAAGCGCACCCGACGGCGGGACGGCGGGCGACGGGGCCGCCGAGGCGGAGGCCGACGACCCCGAGTCGCCGCGGGCGGTCCTCCGTGAAGCCGCGGGGAAGACCCGGCCGAAGCTGAAACGGATCGTCCCGCGGCTCGCGGTCGTCTACGTCCTCGTGACGCTCGTCGTCGAAACCCAGGACCTCCAGTCGGCCACCGCGGTCGCGGAGCCGCTGACCGCGCTGTTCGGACTTCCCGGCGCGTCGCTGCCGGTGATCGCGGTGTTCGCGTTCGACACCACTGCGGGTGCGGCGACGATCGCACCGATGATCGGGGAGACGTTCACGCCGCGGACCGCGGTGGCGACGATGCTGCTCGGCGGGATCGTCTCGTTTGCGGTGTCGACGTTCAAGCGGTCGATCCCGTTCCAGTACGGGATCTGGGGTCCGCGGTTCGGGTCGAAGGTGATTGCCGTCAACACCGCGCTGAAGGTCGTGTTCATCGCAGTGGCGCTCGTGATCCTCCTCGTGCCGGCGTGA
- a CDS encoding DJ-1/PfpI family protein yields MSTALFVVSEEGYWGEECIEPLTTLSDAGVEVTVATPTGGPPVVDERSIDPENVGEGTADHVTEIHETDERLRNPTALADADPDAYDAVVFPGGHGTEWDINQDRHARAAFRTALEGDEGTALVVCHAVGILAFVRDSDGDFLVAGRNVTGFPNDWEAGIVDEQDLMPDGRKLPYWVEDEVQAAGANWDADLDADTSVTVDGDLITARGPPSSHEAAVTLLDELGIDG; encoded by the coding sequence ATGTCTACGGCACTATTCGTCGTGAGCGAGGAGGGCTACTGGGGAGAGGAGTGTATCGAGCCGCTGACTACGCTGTCGGACGCCGGGGTCGAGGTGACCGTCGCGACGCCGACCGGCGGGCCGCCGGTGGTCGACGAGCGCTCTATCGACCCCGAGAACGTCGGCGAGGGGACCGCAGACCACGTCACCGAGATCCACGAGACCGACGAGCGGCTCCGGAACCCGACGGCCCTGGCCGACGCCGATCCCGACGCCTACGACGCGGTCGTGTTCCCCGGCGGCCACGGCACCGAGTGGGACATCAACCAGGACCGTCACGCCCGCGCGGCGTTCCGGACGGCCCTCGAAGGCGACGAGGGGACCGCGCTCGTCGTCTGTCACGCGGTCGGGATCCTCGCGTTCGTCCGCGATTCCGACGGCGACTTCCTCGTTGCCGGCCGGAACGTGACCGGCTTCCCGAACGACTGGGAGGCGGGGATCGTCGACGAGCAGGACCTGATGCCCGACGGCCGGAAGCTGCCGTACTGGGTCGAAGACGAGGTGCAAGCCGCCGGCGCGAACTGGGACGCCGACCTCGACGCCGACACCTCCGTCACCGTCGACGGCGATCTGATCACGGCGCGCGGGCCGCCATCCTCCCACGAGGCCGCGGTCACGCTCTTGGACGAACTCGGGATCGACGGCTGA
- a CDS encoding 50S ribosomal protein L31e yields MSASDFEERVVTVPLRDVKAVPAHERAGRAMALIREHLATHFRVDEASVRLDPSLNETVWARGQQKPPSKLRVRAARFDEDGESIVEAEPAE; encoded by the coding sequence ATGAGTGCAAGCGACTTCGAGGAGCGCGTCGTCACGGTGCCGCTCAGAGACGTCAAGGCCGTCCCCGCCCACGAGCGGGCGGGGCGGGCGATGGCACTGATCCGCGAACACCTCGCGACGCATTTCCGCGTCGACGAGGCTTCGGTCCGGCTGGACCCCTCGCTCAACGAGACGGTGTGGGCCCGCGGGCAGCAGAAGCCCCCGAGCAAGCTCCGCGTTCGCGCCGCCCGGTTCGACGAGGACGGCGAGTCGATCGTCGAGGCGGAGCCGGCCGAGTAG
- a CDS encoding magnesium transporter — MTVRDAAREAYREALPALAASLVGGLVAGVVLGGMRGELRAVPGLLVLVPALLATRGNVYGSLGARISTALHQGLVEPRVRAGDERLRAAIAAALANGLVASTFAAVAAFAILTTLGSPVASLPVLVAIAVLAGASSGVALAAVVVTAVFAGYRRGRDPDTLVGPLVTTTGDVFGVLFLLGAVRLVLRAAGGV, encoded by the coding sequence ATGACCGTCCGGGACGCCGCCCGCGAGGCGTACCGCGAGGCGCTGCCGGCGCTCGCGGCCAGCCTCGTCGGCGGCCTCGTCGCCGGCGTCGTTCTCGGCGGGATGCGCGGGGAGCTCCGCGCGGTACCTGGATTGCTCGTGCTCGTCCCCGCGCTGCTCGCGACCCGCGGCAACGTCTACGGGTCGCTCGGCGCCCGGATCTCGACCGCGTTGCATCAGGGCCTCGTCGAGCCGCGGGTCCGCGCCGGCGACGAGCGGCTCCGGGCGGCGATCGCCGCGGCCTTGGCGAACGGGCTCGTCGCGTCGACGTTCGCGGCGGTGGCCGCCTTCGCCATCCTCACGACGCTCGGGAGCCCCGTCGCTTCCTTGCCCGTGCTCGTCGCGATCGCGGTCCTCGCGGGGGCTTCCTCCGGGGTCGCGCTCGCCGCGGTGGTCGTCACCGCGGTGTTCGCGGGCTACCGGCGCGGCCGCGACCCCGACACCCTGGTTGGACCGCTCGTGACCACCACCGGCGACGTCTTCGGCGTGCTCTTCCTGCTCGGGGCGGTCAGGCTGGTGCTGCGTGCCGCCGGGGGGGTGTGA
- the ftsY gene encoding signal recognition particle-docking protein FtsY — translation MFDGLKDKLGSFREDVEETAEEKAEAEAAAEADAADDEEAEPTADGDGGVAVDATADPDAEPDVDSDPGDADGEPADDRTEIAADEAAAALKEDDEEKSGPGRLKRAAAFATGKIIIEEEDLEDPLWNLEMALLESDVEMNVAEEILDTIRGKMIGETRAQVETTGELVESALRDALYDVISVGQFDFDQRIEEADKPVTIVFTGVNGVGKTTSIAKLSRYFEKRGLDVVLANGDTYRAGANEQIREHADALGTKLISHEQGGDPAAVLYDAVEYAEANDVDVVLGDTAGRLHTSNDLMAQLEKIDRVVDPDMTLFVDEAVAGQDAVERAKQFNDAAEIDGTVLTKADADSSGGAAISIAYVTGRPILFLGVGQGYDDIERFDPERLVDRLVGGA, via the coding sequence ATGTTCGACGGGCTGAAGGACAAGCTGGGCAGCTTCCGGGAGGACGTCGAGGAGACCGCCGAGGAGAAGGCCGAGGCGGAAGCCGCCGCTGAAGCCGACGCAGCGGACGATGAGGAGGCGGAGCCGACCGCCGACGGGGACGGCGGAGTCGCTGTCGACGCCACAGCCGACCCTGACGCCGAACCCGACGTCGACAGCGACCCTGGCGACGCCGACGGCGAACCCGCCGACGACAGGACGGAAATCGCCGCCGACGAGGCCGCCGCGGCGCTCAAAGAGGACGACGAGGAGAAGTCGGGCCCCGGTCGACTCAAGCGCGCGGCGGCGTTCGCCACGGGCAAGATCATCATCGAGGAGGAGGACCTCGAAGACCCGCTGTGGAACCTCGAGATGGCGCTGTTGGAGAGCGACGTGGAGATGAACGTCGCCGAGGAGATCCTCGACACCATCCGGGGGAAGATGATCGGCGAGACCCGCGCGCAGGTCGAGACCACCGGCGAACTCGTCGAGAGCGCGCTCCGGGATGCGCTCTACGACGTGATCAGCGTCGGCCAGTTCGACTTCGACCAGCGGATCGAGGAGGCCGACAAGCCGGTGACGATCGTCTTCACCGGCGTCAACGGCGTGGGCAAGACCACGAGCATCGCGAAGCTCTCGCGGTACTTCGAGAAGCGGGGGCTGGACGTCGTGCTCGCGAACGGCGACACCTACCGCGCCGGCGCCAACGAGCAGATCCGGGAACACGCCGACGCCCTCGGGACGAAACTCATCAGCCACGAGCAGGGCGGCGATCCCGCGGCGGTCCTCTACGACGCCGTGGAGTACGCCGAGGCCAACGACGTCGACGTCGTGCTCGGCGACACCGCCGGCCGGCTCCACACTTCCAACGACCTGATGGCGCAGTTGGAGAAGATCGACCGCGTGGTCGACCCGGACATGACCCTGTTCGTCGACGAGGCGGTCGCAGGCCAGGATGCCGTCGAGCGCGCAAAGCAGTTCAACGACGCCGCCGAGATCGACGGCACCGTGCTCACGAAGGCCGACGCCGACTCCTCCGGCGGCGCGGCCATCTCGATCGCGTACGTCACCGGCCGCCCGATCCTCTTTCTGGGCGTCGGCCAGGGGTACGACGACATCGAGCGGTTCGACCCCGAGCGGCTGGTCGACCGGCTGGTCGGCGGGGCGTAG
- a CDS encoding magnesium transporter, which produces MATEWTVRAISRAMLPVLLVLTLVEVGSGLVLGRFEAQLLRFPSLLALVPVTIGTAGNLGSILAARLSTAFHLGTLSFDPTNDHLGGNAVATVALALTLFPVVGVGAWGLTALTAGVRLSLGTVVTIAVASGIGLALVAVAVTVTVTYVAYRLELDPDDVVIPVVTNVCDVLGVVVLVGTARVVL; this is translated from the coding sequence GTGGCCACCGAGTGGACCGTTCGGGCGATCTCGCGGGCGATGCTGCCGGTCCTGCTCGTCCTGACGCTCGTGGAGGTCGGCAGCGGGCTGGTGCTCGGCCGGTTCGAGGCGCAACTCCTCCGGTTTCCGAGCCTGCTCGCCTTGGTGCCGGTCACCATCGGGACCGCGGGCAACCTGGGGAGCATCCTCGCCGCGCGGCTCTCGACGGCCTTTCACCTTGGGACGCTGTCGTTCGATCCGACGAACGACCACCTCGGCGGCAACGCCGTCGCGACGGTCGCACTCGCGCTCACGCTGTTCCCGGTCGTCGGGGTCGGGGCGTGGGGACTGACGGCCCTCACCGCCGGGGTTCGGCTGTCACTCGGGACCGTGGTGACCATCGCGGTCGCGTCGGGGATCGGGCTCGCACTCGTGGCCGTCGCGGTCACGGTGACGGTGACGTACGTCGCCTACCGGCTCGAACTCGACCCCGACGACGTGGTGATCCCGGTCGTCACCAACGTCTGCGACGTGCTCGGCGTGGTGGTGCTCGTCGGGACCGCGCGGGTCGTACTGTGA
- a CDS encoding RNA-binding domain-containing protein: MIYRIDARIVAPVHDTEVTDRVEDAVRNLFPDVEFDHVDGEIVGETHSLERFSERLHEQEILDTARREFFKHADDEGFSFSLKKQAAFKGVINFAVGNPDELGDVAVTVTVHEPDVETYIDHVAPPTEDGTPVDFDS; this comes from the coding sequence GTGATCTACCGGATCGACGCCCGGATCGTCGCCCCCGTTCACGACACCGAGGTGACAGACCGGGTCGAGGACGCCGTCCGGAACCTGTTTCCCGACGTCGAGTTCGACCACGTCGACGGCGAGATCGTCGGCGAGACCCATTCATTAGAGCGGTTCTCCGAGCGGCTTCACGAACAGGAGATCCTCGATACCGCCCGCCGGGAGTTCTTCAAGCACGCCGACGACGAGGGCTTCTCGTTCTCGCTGAAGAAGCAGGCCGCGTTCAAGGGCGTGATCAACTTTGCAGTCGGGAACCCCGACGAACTCGGCGACGTCGCGGTCACGGTGACCGTTCACGAACCCGACGTGGAGACGTACATCGACCACGTCGCGCCGCCCACCGAGGACGGGACGCCCGTCGATTTCGACTCCTGA
- the rpl18a gene encoding 50S ribosomal protein L18Ae, protein MSEYAVSGRFQSRDGYSQFETVVEAPNENVARERVYANIGSQHGLKRTQIEINGVAAAEEATA, encoded by the coding sequence ATGAGTGAGTACGCGGTGAGCGGCCGATTCCAGAGCCGTGACGGCTACAGTCAGTTCGAAACGGTCGTCGAGGCGCCCAACGAGAACGTCGCCCGCGAGCGTGTGTACGCGAACATCGGAAGCCAACACGGCCTCAAGCGCACGCAGATCGAGATCAACGGCGTCGCCGCCGCCGAGGAGGCCACAGCATGA
- a CDS encoding signal recognition particle protein Srp54 — MVLDNLGSSLRSSLDTLQGKSRLDEEDVEEIIKEIQRSLLSADVEVDLVMELSASIEERATGEEPPAGTSARDHVLRIVYEELVDLVGESTDLPLEPQTILLAGLQGSGKTTSAAKMAWWFSKKGLRPAVIQTDTFRPGAYDQAKEMCERAEVSFYGDPDEEDPVKIARDGLEETAEADVHIVDTAGRHALEDDLIAEIEEIEQAVDPDRSLLVLDAAIGQGAKEQAREFDDAIGIGGVVVTKLDGTAKGGGALTAVNETGSSIAFLGTGETVQDIERFEPNGFISRLLGMGDLKQLSERVERAMAETGDEDDDWEPEDIMEGSFTLKDMQKQMEAMNRMGPLDQVMDMIPGLGGGMMDELPDDAMDVTQDRMRAFDVIMDSMTDDELENPRSIGASRVRRIARGAGEEEETVRELLEQHKMMEQTIQQFQGMGEGDMQRMMKKLQNGGGGGMGGLGGGGGGLGPFG, encoded by the coding sequence ATGGTACTCGACAACCTCGGGAGTTCCCTCCGCAGCAGTCTCGACACGCTACAGGGGAAGTCCCGCCTCGACGAGGAGGACGTCGAGGAGATCATCAAGGAGATCCAACGCTCGCTGCTCTCTGCCGACGTGGAGGTCGACCTCGTGATGGAGCTCTCGGCGTCGATCGAGGAGCGCGCCACCGGCGAGGAGCCGCCCGCCGGCACCTCCGCACGGGATCACGTCCTCCGGATCGTCTACGAGGAACTGGTCGACCTGGTCGGCGAATCCACCGACCTCCCGCTGGAACCGCAGACCATCCTGCTCGCCGGGCTCCAGGGCTCCGGGAAGACCACGAGCGCCGCCAAGATGGCGTGGTGGTTCTCGAAGAAGGGGCTCCGACCGGCCGTGATCCAGACCGACACCTTCCGGCCCGGCGCCTACGACCAGGCCAAGGAGATGTGCGAGCGCGCGGAGGTGTCCTTCTACGGCGACCCCGACGAGGAGGATCCCGTGAAGATCGCCCGCGACGGCCTCGAGGAGACCGCCGAGGCCGACGTCCACATCGTCGACACCGCGGGGCGGCACGCCCTCGAAGATGATCTGATCGCGGAGATCGAGGAGATCGAGCAGGCGGTCGATCCGGACCGCTCGCTGTTGGTGCTGGACGCCGCGATCGGGCAGGGCGCAAAGGAGCAGGCCCGGGAGTTCGACGACGCCATCGGGATCGGCGGCGTCGTCGTCACCAAACTCGACGGGACCGCAAAGGGCGGCGGCGCGCTGACGGCCGTCAACGAGACCGGCTCCTCGATCGCCTTTTTGGGGACCGGCGAAACCGTCCAGGACATCGAGCGCTTCGAGCCCAACGGGTTCATCTCCCGGCTGCTGGGGATGGGCGATCTCAAACAGCTCTCCGAGCGGGTCGAGCGCGCGATGGCGGAGACCGGCGACGAGGACGACGACTGGGAGCCCGAGGACATCATGGAGGGGTCGTTCACCCTCAAGGACATGCAGAAGCAGATGGAGGCGATGAACAGGATGGGGCCGCTGGATCAGGTGATGGACATGATCCCGGGGCTGGGCGGCGGGATGATGGACGAACTCCCCGACGACGCTATGGACGTCACCCAGGATCGGATGCGGGCCTTCGACGTGATCATGGACTCGATGACCGACGACGAACTGGAGAACCCCCGATCGATCGGCGCCTCCCGGGTCCGGCGGATCGCCCGCGGGGCCGGGGAAGAGGAGGAAACCGTCCGCGAACTCCTCGAGCAGCACAAGATGATGGAGCAGACCATCCAGCAGTTCCAGGGGATGGGCGAGGGCGACATGCAGCGGATGATGAAGAAGCTCCAGAACGGCGGTGGCGGCGGGATGGGCGGCCTCGGCGGCGGCGGTGGCGGGCTGGGGCCGTTCGGGTAG
- a CDS encoding ATP-binding cassette domain-containing protein, which produces MIRTVDLVYRYGDAVAVDGVSLSIGDGECVVLAGANGSGKTTLVRHFNGLLEPDAGSVAVNGRRVGEDLVAARTAVGMVFQEPRDQLVAATVGADVAFGPENLGLDRAEIDRRVAASLAAVNLDGRADDRVDELSGGERERVAVAGALAMDPDHLVLDEPFTGLDAPARASVLGRLRDLSESGTGLVIVTHDLRDVLGLADRVVAMADGRVVVDAPPEAATASLPEYGVRVPATGRDRSAADTDSDSPGATPRDPRC; this is translated from the coding sequence GTGATCCGAACCGTCGACCTCGTCTACCGCTACGGCGACGCGGTCGCCGTCGACGGCGTCTCGCTGTCGATCGGCGACGGGGAGTGCGTCGTGCTCGCGGGCGCCAACGGCTCCGGAAAGACCACGCTGGTCCGCCACTTCAACGGGCTGTTGGAACCCGACGCGGGATCCGTAGCAGTGAACGGCCGCCGGGTCGGCGAGGACCTCGTCGCCGCGCGGACGGCCGTCGGAATGGTGTTTCAGGAGCCGCGGGACCAACTCGTCGCCGCCACCGTCGGCGCCGACGTGGCGTTCGGTCCGGAGAACCTCGGGCTCGACAGGGCGGAGATCGACCGCCGCGTGGCGGCGTCGCTGGCGGCGGTGAACCTCGACGGCCGCGCCGACGACCGGGTCGACGAACTCTCCGGCGGGGAGCGCGAGCGGGTCGCCGTCGCCGGCGCACTCGCGATGGACCCGGACCACCTCGTCCTCGACGAGCCGTTCACCGGCCTCGACGCGCCGGCGCGGGCGTCGGTCCTCGGCCGACTCCGGGACCTCTCCGAATCGGGCACGGGACTCGTGATTGTCACCCACGACCTCCGGGACGTCCTCGGCCTCGCGGATCGGGTGGTCGCGATGGCCGACGGGCGCGTCGTCGTCGACGCGCCGCCGGAGGCGGCCACTGCGTCGCTGCCGGAGTACGGCGTGCGGGTTCCGGCGACGGGGCGTGACCGCTCGGCTGCCGACACCGACAGCGACTCCCCGGGCGCGACGCCGCGGGATCCGCGATGCTGA
- a CDS encoding translation initiation factor IF-6, translated as MLRASFAGSPYVGVFARATDHVLVVRSDAESDVVDAMSEELGVPAVATTVGGSGTVGALVVGNENGLLVTSRAKEREKEAIESVAGVPVTELPGRINAAGNVVLANDYGAYVHPDLSEDAVEVVEAALSVPAERGDIADVRTVGTAAVATNRGALCHPKAREPEIEAIEDQLDVRADIGTVNYGAPLVGSGLVATEAGYVAGEDTTGPELTRIEDALGYLE; from the coding sequence GTGCTCCGCGCCTCCTTCGCCGGGTCGCCGTACGTCGGCGTCTTCGCCCGCGCGACGGATCACGTTCTCGTCGTTCGTTCCGACGCCGAGAGCGATGTCGTCGACGCGATGAGCGAGGAGCTCGGCGTCCCCGCGGTGGCGACGACGGTCGGGGGCTCCGGGACAGTCGGCGCCCTGGTCGTCGGCAACGAGAACGGGCTGCTCGTCACGAGCCGTGCGAAAGAGCGGGAGAAGGAGGCCATCGAGTCGGTCGCGGGGGTGCCCGTGACGGAACTCCCCGGCCGGATCAACGCCGCCGGGAACGTCGTTCTCGCCAACGACTACGGCGCGTACGTCCACCCCGACCTCTCCGAGGACGCCGTCGAGGTCGTGGAGGCGGCGCTTTCGGTCCCCGCCGAGCGCGGCGACATCGCCGACGTCCGCACCGTCGGCACCGCCGCGGTCGCCACCAACAGGGGGGCGCTCTGTCACCCGAAGGCTCGCGAGCCCGAGATCGAGGCGATCGAGGACCAACTCGACGTCCGCGCGGACATCGGGACCGTCAACTACGGCGCCCCGCTGGTCGGGTCGGGACTGGTCGCCACCGAGGCCGGCTACGTCGCCGGCGAGGACACCACCGGACCGGAGCTGACCCGGATCGAGGACGCCCTGGGCTACCTGGAGTAG
- a CDS encoding biotin transporter BioY: MATETQSVELVGEDVVGNVARAALFAALTGAFAYVSFPNPVSPVPVSLQVLGVFLAGIFLGPVWGGVSLSFYLAAGAAGAPIFAGGSAGLAPLAGYTAGYLWSYPIAAALVGAVVHGADGLAEPETVGTVRLVAAMTAGTVVIYALGTVGFSIVQNVGVIEAFAVSAVAFVPFEAVKMAAAVGIVRSDAAAAA; encoded by the coding sequence ATGGCGACAGAGACGCAGTCGGTCGAGCTCGTCGGGGAGGACGTCGTGGGCAACGTCGCTCGCGCGGCGCTGTTCGCGGCGCTCACCGGCGCGTTCGCGTACGTATCGTTCCCGAACCCCGTCTCGCCGGTCCCGGTGAGCCTCCAGGTGTTGGGGGTGTTCCTCGCGGGCATCTTCCTCGGCCCGGTGTGGGGCGGCGTCTCTTTGAGCTTCTACCTCGCTGCGGGGGCGGCGGGCGCACCGATCTTCGCCGGGGGATCCGCCGGCCTCGCGCCTTTGGCCGGCTACACTGCGGGCTACCTCTGGTCGTACCCGATCGCGGCGGCGCTCGTCGGCGCCGTCGTCCACGGTGCCGACGGGCTGGCCGAACCGGAAACCGTCGGGACCGTCCGGCTCGTCGCGGCGATGACCGCCGGGACCGTCGTGATCTACGCGCTGGGGACGGTCGGCTTTTCGATCGTCCAGAACGTCGGGGTGATCGAGGCGTTCGCGGTGAGCGCGGTGGCGTTCGTCCCCTTCGAGGCGGTGAAGATGGCCGCCGCCGTGGGGATCGTCCGGAGCGACGCCGCCGCGGCCGCGTAG
- the pfdA gene encoding prefoldin subunit alpha produces MGGGQQQLQQLSEELQAIDEEIEALQAEIDDLQTEQAEIDGAIEAIDTLDTGSTVQVPLGGGAYIRAEIQDIDEIIVDLGGDFAAEQEADDAVDALRTKQDILDDRIDEVQEEVQELETESSELEQQAQQMQQQMQQQQMQQMQGQDDGE; encoded by the coding sequence ATGGGCGGCGGACAACAGCAGCTCCAGCAGCTCTCCGAGGAGCTGCAGGCCATCGACGAGGAGATCGAGGCGTTGCAGGCGGAGATCGACGACCTCCAGACCGAACAGGCGGAGATCGACGGGGCGATCGAGGCGATCGACACGCTGGACACCGGGTCGACGGTGCAGGTCCCGCTGGGCGGCGGCGCGTACATCCGCGCGGAGATCCAGGACATCGACGAGATCATCGTCGACCTCGGCGGCGACTTCGCGGCCGAACAGGAAGCCGACGACGCCGTCGACGCCCTGCGGACGAAACAGGACATCCTCGACGACCGGATCGACGAGGTACAGGAGGAGGTCCAGGAGCTGGAGACCGAAAGCTCCGAACTCGAACAGCAGGCCCAGCAGATGCAACAGCAGATGCAGCAACAGCAGATGCAGCAGATGCAGGGCCAAGACGACGGCGAGTAG